A window of Fusarium falciforme chromosome 1, complete sequence genomic DNA:
AAGGACCCTTCCATCAGGAAGCGTCTCTACCTCGCCTTTGTCCTCAACGTCGGCCAGCAGCTCACCGGCCAGGGCACGCTCAACACCTACTCGACTTCCATCTACAAGCAGGTCTGGACCTCTTCCGAGAAGATGTGAGTTTCCCTCCTGTGCTTCTCAAGTATAGTGCTGACTCTTGGACTGTAGCAACCTCATCAACGCGCTCTGGGCTACCATGGGTATTCTATTCACCCTCAACGCCGTCTGGACTGCTGATCGCTTCGGTCGTCGCTGGCTCTTCATGGTCGGAGCTGCTGGTATGGCCGTCTGCATGCTCATCGTCCCTGTCATCGGTCTTGCGACTCCTACCCCCAAGTCGGAGCCAACGGCCATTGGTATCGTCGTGATGCTGTACCTCTTCATGTAAGCTCATACATTCCCGTCTAACTCAACACACCCTCTAACACAACATCCACAGCTTCTTCTACAAGCCATCTTGGGGTGCCGGTGTCTGGATGTGGACCAGCGAAGTCTTCTCAGCCAACGTCCGCTCCCAGGCCGTCGGAATGGCCTCGCAGTGCCAAAACGTCGCCAACACCATCTTCCAGCAGTTCTTCCCCACCTTCCTCGCCAAGACGGGTCTCAAgtgcctcttcttcttcttcggcgtcaacatcctcctcggcatctttgtcttcttcttcatccccgAGACAAAGGGCATCGCCCTCGAGCACATGGACGCCATCTTTGGCGGAGCCGACCACACCGAGAAGGGAGCCCAGATGATCGGCGCCGAGGTGACTCCTGCCGtggagctcaaggacggGGCTGAGATTCAGCAGGCCGAGAGGAAGCGCGAGGATGTTTAAGAGAAGGGATTTTAGGAGAGGTCTCTCTGGTAGACTTTGTTTATGAGTCATTATGAGACTGGCAGTTGTTTTTACACGCTGTTTTGATGTAGATACCAAGATGGAGTCAATACATGGGCATACCCCTGAAATGTTTGCGCGTGTTGGTTCAGGTCCCGAGTGATTGACAAGATTTCAAGAACCGCTCGATGAGTGGAATTGGAAGTAATTGGAATGCATATTAACAGGAAATCCTAGTCAACAAATGCATCAAAAATATTGACATATTATCTCGATCTATCTTGGTGATCAACGTAGCTCTGTGGATAGGTTACACCAGCAATGCCCTTAACCCGAGTTCCTCCTGTATGGGTGCTCTACGTTCATCCTATAAAACTTCACAGGCAAGTCAAAAGGTTTTTATACTTTCAACCTATTGTATACCATCTCCCATCTTGAGAAGATTGCAAAAGTCAGATTCAGGGGTAAACGAGTCACTTAGCAAACAAGGCAGGTAGATGGAGTAGATAACGACAGATTGTATTtgcaaaagaaaaaagtataatactggAAAAGGCAAAAAAAAGGATGTAAAGCTATGtgcaggaagaagaaaaacaGTCAACAAATCATCTCTCTTTCAGCATCGTTTGTTCACGACCACCCCTTTTCTCCCCCTTTCAACCCTCACTCATCCCACTCAAATCTCCTTGTTGCAACCTCTTTTCAGAGACAAGACTCTTCTTGTCAATCTAGTAGCACTGGGAGTAGTAGTCGTTGATCTTGTTGCACTTGTAGGGAGACACGCAGGCAGTGGGGCCGCTGTAGTTGATGCCGCCGCACTGGCCCCACTGGGGGACGGTGCCAGGCTCCTCGGGCTCCTCAGGCTCCTCGGGATCGGGGTTGTTGCCGCCGGTGCCGGAGTAGGTGCTGCCGATGGGACCGAACTTGATGTTGGAGAAGCTGACGCTGGAGTTGGGGACCTCCTTCTCGAGGGTGGCGGGGACACCAGAGTCCTCGGGGCAAGAGCCGCGAGCAGAGCCGGGAGTCTTGGAGCCCTTGGGGTAGGTGGAGTCGAGCCAGAGCATGTTGGCGTAGTGCTAGAATGTCATGTTAGTGTCTTGTCCGAGACTCAGGGGTTAGATACTCACGTCGTGCCACAAGCTCATGACGAGAACCATGGGCTTGGCGAGGGCGTCGTTCATGCCGCTCCAGCCACCCTTCTTGTTGAAGTCATCGGGGTCGTTGAAGGCAACCTTCTGGGCCTTGCAGAAGCTGTCGGTGATGGAGCTGCCGGGGTTGTTGACGATCTCGGACTGGGGGTTGCCAATGACCTTGCCGTTCTGAACATACAGACGCTTGATCTCAGAAAGCTTGCCGTCGCTGCCCTTGATGAACTGGGTCACGACAGTCAGCTTCTTGGTGGTGTCAACGTTGAAGCCGGAGCCGGGACCGTAGAAGGTGAGGTTGCCCTGGCGGTAAGGGTTGAAATCGCAACCATCGGGATCGCAAGTTCCAGCATAGCGGGTAGAAGAGTAGGTGCCACCGCAGGCATCGCCCTCGCAGGACTGCTGGGTGAGGCTCTTGCATGGATGGGGCGTGTAGGCCGTGGAGATCTTGTTGGCCTCCCAGATATCCATCTCAGGGCAGCAGGTGCCGTACTTGCCGACGCCGGCGTTCTTGTCGCTGGCGGAGGGCTTCCACTCGTCGGAGTTGGCCTTTGATGATTGTCAGTAACTACCCCTGAAAACTGGTGACTCGAGATACTTACAACTCCGTTGATGAATTTGACATCGCGAGGGCACTGGGCATCGCAGTAGCCAGTTCCGTACTTGGCACCAGCCTTGTTGGTGCTGAAGCGGCTCTTGCCACCATCCTTGTCCATGGAGACGAAGTAGAGAGCGCCGTTCAGGCCGCATCCGATGTTGTTGACATCGACATCAAAGGTGAACTCGTTGCCCAGGAGGTCGAACATCTGGTAGTTGTTCTCATCCTCCATGAGGTAGAGACGGCTGCCAACATTGGTGCTGTACGGTCCAACAGTCACGAACTTGAGGTTGAGCTGGTTGCCGCTCGAAGTGACTCCGTAGGTGCCAGAGTAGTCAGCACCATCAAGACAGCACTTGTCAGCGCAGGTCTTTCCATCGGGGCAGAGAGTCTTGTCCCAGGTATTGCCGGTGTAGCAGTTGGTGCTGCTGGAGGTGCTATGGGTCCATCGCCAGTTGGCATCAACCACGACAGATCCGCGGACGTTGCTGCAGCCGCTGGATGTGCACTTGGACCAGGTCAAGGCAGGCTTGCTTTCGGCGTTGAGGGTGCAGGCTTGCTGGGCGCGGGCGGTTGCCAGCAGAGCCGAGGCGGTGGCGAGAATGCGGTACATTGTGAATTGAGGTTGTATCCTTTGTTTGAGTGAgtgatgaggttgatgagatgaggctgatgaggaaTATCTGAGATGGGAGGTCCAACACCTTATATAGTCGTCTGCTCGTCCATGGAGTGGTGGCAATACACAGTTGACAAGGCCATAGTCGTTTAGTTCCTAGTTCATCGTGAGCACGTTGAGTATGGAGTCGTGGCAGTGGAAGCCGTGATGCCGATAGAGAGCTCCAGCTTCACTCCCCAGACCAAGACCGGGTTTCGGGCCGCCTCTTCCCTCCAAGGCACTGCCTTGCCGCCATCGCCACTAGCCCATCCGAGCTCCTCAGTTGATGAGCCGAGAGAATAGGCGCACCAAGACCAGAGAGCCATCACCTACAGACATCGTGACATCCAAGTGGTGTAGGTGGGTACGCTCTAGAGCCTCTGGTCTCCTAGCTCATCTCCGCTTACCGTCCAGAATGGTAAAGATGAGATGATTTCCCACAAGATACCATGAACAACAACCGAATCGGTCCGCCTTTCcaggatgaggttgacctGTAGCCTCCGAAGAGGCTGCACTCGCTTTGACTCCTCATTGGAGGAGCTCCCCAGGTTGCGCCCAGGACAGCCATGTGTGAGTGGCTAGGGATGCCTCGAGGGAGGCGTCCTTCTCCGGAGGCTCGAAAGCGGCTGTCATCGTTTCCCCATTCTCGGGCCGTCGCTTCCATCGAGCGTCTGCCGTGAGCTAACGGAGCGTGGACCTGAGGCCAAGGACGGATCATCCGGTGATCGGATACCCCCCCTGGGAAGGCAACTGAGCGGGAGAGCTTCACCCCGCAATCTTATTCAGACATTCGCCTCCTAGTCAAGCAAGCCATTTAGCCGTGTGTGTCGACAAGGGAAGCCATCCCATGACTGGTCGAAGGATTCTCGAGcgtcaaggctgaggtgTTGTAGGCTGGAAAGGCGCTTGCCACGGGCGAAGGGCCTCCGTGCGGGTCGTTTTTGCCTGAGCTTCCGATCAAAGCCGTGAGTGAAGTCGAATAAACTGCAATTTTAGCCCAAGAGCGAGCAGCCAAGTCCGAGGAGTCTCGTGGTATAGGCGAGATGACGGAGAAGATTGCCCTTTGCACACATGGAGGATTCGTGAGCAGAAAATTGGCATCCCAGAAAGCAGTGAGCCCACTCGATATTCCTTCAAGTACGTACTTGTCCGCACGAGTTTGTCCTATGTTGGTATCAATAGTAGCCTTGACGTGTTTCCCATCAGAGTCTTGTTGGACAGGAAGTGCCCCTCGGCGCTTAAGCCCTCCTGTGTTTCGTTCTCCATAAACGCAGATTCAATATTGGCGCTTCAACTGCATAGAGCTTAAATCCCGTATTGGCCTTTCTCGACAATAGGGCTCGAGACGAACACGCGTGAAGTCGTCGAGTGAGACGGGTCGACGGCACTTTCGGGAATGCAGCCGTCGGTTTCCACTCGCCTTCCAGCTAGTTTGACGCtcacgatgatgaggatgtgcGGCCATAGTCACATTGAGGCTATCGTACGTTGCTCATGTGCCATCTTGTCTATCCCAGACCGACACTCGAGTCATGTGGCAGGCAGAACTTGCGGAGCCGTGGACCCCTGACGGACAAGGTAATAAGGTTGGAGAGCTTCCCGATCCAGATCCAGCATTTTGCGGGTTTTCCATGAGAGGTCGTGCATACATGGGTCTGGAATCACCACGTTGCCTTGTGAGGAGGGCCTTGGGTAGGGGTCTCGGCGAATCTATGTCCGGCAGGCACCTTGGCGATAGGAGGTCGCATGTGATGGCCAGGTCGCAGTAACTAATTAGCACCAAATGAATGGCGTTTATGCTTCAAGCGTTGAATGGCTGGTCGGTCCGGGGAACTTATGAATTAGCTTTGGTAGGATCTGCGGTAGCATGTCGAGTGAGGTCTTGATGTTTCAAGGTTCAAGACAAAGTCAAACCCTGATCCTTCGCCATCGAGAAGGCCCATCGAAGCAGAGAGGGCCCCTCAGCCTTGTCCTGCCGAGGCAAAGACAAGGCAGATGCGATCCCTCAGCCACTCGGCCACCGCAGGCCGAAAGGTGGCCCTGAATCCTGGACGCTGGCTCGGGTCGAACCGCCCTATGGCAGTCGCCAAGCCGGCCGGTACTCCAGACCGGAGGTAATGACCGCACGTGGAGGAAGTGGCCGAGATGCGACAGTGATGTGACTTCCCAAAGGAGCATGCGGGGTGCTCGAGTGGCCGTGGTGAGTGGTGGACGGATTCGATCGTGGAAGGGGTTCCTCCGGATTGTCCCAATATGGACAGCTTCTTGgtgtgatgggatggatggttcGACAGGCGAGGCAGCAAGGGATGGGGATAAGCAGCTAGGGTAGCATGTAGCAGCACCCATTCTCGGGCTCCGGAAGGCCGTTCAATGCCGGTGTTTcagggccatgatggaggttGATGGTGTCGTGATTGGGTAGAGCTTGGCCTGGAGGTCAAAGTCAGGTGGCACACGTGACGACCAAATGTCGTGGGCATCACCTGCATCTTCCAAGCATGGATGCTTCAACCGCCCCCTTAATCAAGCATCATGCATATCATGTCACCTCTTTTTGGATGGAAGCCACTTTATTGCTCCTTCGAGGATCAACCTTGGCAACCTCCCTCCGAGGACACAACCATAACCATGTTACCACAGAGTCCATCCATCAGGCGTCGGCTCAAAACACCCCTTTTGCACTAATATATTCTACAAAGGTGGTACTGGTACTGCACAATACTCTACACCTcgaatccatccatccatcctggctggctggcacATCCCCGTTTCCACAATTACCAACGTCAAAAACCGTCCACTGAGGAATCCATATCCTCCCGAGACGCCGTAAAACATCCCTGAGTCCCAAAGCCACCGCCCCAAAGCTTTTGCTCGCAAAAACAAGACTCCCGAAATGAGACTGATAGGATAGATATATGCAATGCCCTTGTGTCTTGGAGCGAGCTCGCTCACTGAACATGCACGGGTTGCCAGCGTAGGTGAGTGATAGACGGCGTTCGGCTAAGCTGTCTGTTACTCTTGCTTGGCGACCGTGAACTTTTACTCGCCCGAGCTTCAGGGGCTGCTCTTCTTTCTTGCTGCTTTCCATCTGTAGGTTCCTAAACAATACGAGGGTCTTGGAAATGAAGATTCTTGCACTGGCGAGGAAGCCTCTGATCTCGCTCATAGAGATATCCACAGTTGGCACACAGGGTCTAGGAACCGTCAGTAACAAGTCAACAAATCCTTGAGGAGCTGCACCTACCCTTGGGCCTGCAGGGCCGTCTCGCACTGCCCAGACGCTGGTGCCCCATATCTGGCAATGCCAGCATCTCCACTGGAGTCTCTCTTGGTCCGTCAGAGCTCCGCCGCCTCCATATCCGCCCACGTCTGGAGTTCCTCGCCCTCCCGGCGTCCCTCCTCGGCCCAGCGGACTCAGGCTTCGGAATctccgcttcttcttcgaccGCTCGCCTCGTCCCAtccgctcctcctcgacctccatCGGAGCGCCAAACGGTGTGCCACCCAGCATGCCTGTCGTAGAGCTGAACCGTGCCGTCTCCCGACGTAACCGACGGACTTGACGCTCTCGGTCGCCCTCTCGCTTCTCGATTTCTTCATTGCTCAGGAACTCTACCTTGGGTTCCCAGTCGTCTCCTAGGTGGTCGGGATCATATCTCCAACCAGCCTCCACACCGTGGGCGGCATCGTTTGGCAGTTCTTGCTGTAGTCCACCCCATCCGGCCACAAGTCCACCCGCCTCGCAGGCCTCTTTCTTTAGTCGCAGGACAGCCTCATAGATAGCATGTGTCATGGCTGGAATCCACTCTCCGGTAAGACCTAGGTCAGCACACGTCACCTTGGCAAACGCCTCAGCAGTGCCTGGTGGGTGCAGCAGAGACCATTCAAACTTGTCTGTGTACAACATTGAAGCCAGATTAAGGTTCAGGTTGATGATGCATCGATATGTATCGTCAGGGTTGTAGTCATCAGAATCGGGGAGAATGGGAGTTGCCTCAGCTGTCACATCTGGGGCCTGTGTCTGAGATGGAGTGGGTGCGCCTCCTGTCTGCGCAGGTGTGTCTGGTCGAGAGGTGCCTCGGATCGCAGAAGCGGGAGATTCGTCCCGAGACTTGAGGGCGaagcttggtcttggggtcAATCCGCTGACCGTCGGTTGCGGGAGAGAAGGAGCCGGCTGCTCCGCGTGGAACAGCGGGTGGAGGGCAACGCCCGCATACTCCTCGAGCTGCGTCCGAATCTGTTTGCTGATCTCGGCGATAGCGTTTTGCCTGTGAGGAAGGTCGAGATCCTGCACCAGAGTCTGAGCAAACTGGTCGGTCGAGATCAGCGTCTCGTGGAGATTCCAACAGAAAATATCTCGCAGCTTATATGGCACCGTCATCTCCTGTTGTCGATACtgagggagggagatgtCGACGGTATTGGGATTCGGTGTTGGAAATGGAGGCGGGGGCACGAAGGCCGGAACATCCAGGTCGATCCGGATCGGAATCAGTGTGAGCGGCAATGTAGCCTGCACCGCATTCTGCTGATCGCTCCGAGCCAAACGATGCTTGGCCATCCAATCGCGCCAGATGCCCTGGACCTCGACGGGCTCCTTGGTGTCCTTGCCTGCCTTCTCAGCGATGTCTTGCCTGCTGACCGAGTCCTCCTTGCGCAAGCTTCTCAGGCCGGTGGGTCGTCTTCGGGTGTCGTCGCTATCCTCATCCAGGTCGTCGTACCCATCTTCGGCgtagttgatgatggtggtgccTCGCTTGGTCGTTCTCGAGACGGGGCCAGAAGGCGCGCTCGGCAGTACGGGGGTGAGGAGGGAGTTGTTGTAGCCGCGCAATCGCGGCGCGTAGCTCGACAAGAACGCCTGGGGCTTTGATCGTTCCATTGTGTGCGTTAGGGGACCTCGAGGGTCATCCTATACTGGACCAGTAAAGGGAGCTATGCCGACGCGCGAGGACTCGTCTCTCGCTTTTGCTCCAGTGCGCCGGGACGCGAAAAAGACGACCAAGTTGCCGGGGCCTGTGCGAAAGTGATGGAAAGTGCACAGTCGTGGAATGGGAGGGGACGTGGTGACTTTGGCGTGTCTGTTGTGATGGCTTCAGCGCTCGATGCTTGATGGAGTCGCGAACTGGGGGCCTTTTTCTCAATCGCGTCGCTCACTGTCTGCCACAAATTCGGTGTTTCCCTTGGAGAGCACTGACCACCTATGGGTTGTATTATGTAATCATGTGTGATTGCCTACCCTGGACCTTCGCATCAGAAAGCCTGGTTTTCTCTCAGCAGCTATGAAGTTGGGATGACTTGTTGATACCAGCTTGATCTGTAATATTATTCCATCTTAATTTCCATACGTAATTTCTTCCTACTCTTAATAGGTTACTGGTAACCATGTGCATGCTTGATGATAATCCAACCAACAGTGACGAAGTATGTACATGAATGAACCCCTGGCTTCTCCGAAAACCATTACAGTGATCCACATGACGAAATTCAACCGTTGCACAACACATTCGTGTATTATATCTAGACCCAATCAGTATTTCCGGGGGCACACGACTAATCGATAGTCGTCACTCAGAACGGCGTCTGCCCAATTCTGGCAGTCGTTAGCGGTGACCACTTCGTCGACATGGTAGACTTACATGTTTCCCTCTGGGTAGAAACGGCAAACGTCGAATACTCTGCATGGTTCTGACACGCTGTATGCTCTTGAACAAGCGATGTGGGTTGTTTGTGACCACATGCATTGAGCTGTGGTTATCAGCTTCAAGCACACATTGCAAGAGCGTGGCCACTTACACCAGTGAAGCCAAGGCTCCTTTCCATCGTTGATGGGCTGCCCCGTGTAAAGCCTCTCTTGCGAAAGCCAAGCATTCACGGCATTCTGAAGAGGTGTGTCGTGGACAGCATCACACTGGGTAGCTGTCTGCTGAAAGATGTTTTCACCCTGCAAAGGTCGGAGCTCAGGAGGTGCGTGACTGAAGGGTTGCGCTCCGGATCCCATCTGATTTGCCCAATACTGTGCGTAGGCCGCGAGATCTGGGCTCTAGCCTAGAGGGttgatgcccttggcctGACGGGCTTGGTTGATTGTGTTGATGGCAAGGACGAGGTCGTCGTTTGCGGAGACAAGGGCGGCGAATAGGAAGAGGGTCAAGGAGGCAAGAGTTGGAATGAGCTTCATAATGAGAATTCTCGGAGTTTTCTATAGAGGAACGAAGGAGTGATAATCAGATGCTGGTCAATAGGGAGATGTGATGGTAGGGTTTCTGCAAAGGTTAGGAGTTATTAAAGGAGAGGGATCATGAATTCTCTGGGACTTCGAAAAGGATTGTATTAAGAGAGGGATTAGGAGGAAAGAACGTCCTTCCACCCATTATCTGCAATTGCTTAACTTGGTAACAACCGTTTATTCAAGGCAAGTCCACACATGGGCTGAGTCCTGCCATGTGGGCTTGATAATATCCATGGCAGGCACATGGCTCTAAGAGCGCGGCATTGGCATCAACACTTCCAATCTTGGGTATTTCATGATAGTTTCAAAACATTTATAGGCCTCTCCCGTCAACATCGGACTCAAGTGTAGTCAAAAAGTACAAGTCGACCGTGTAAGTGCGCCAACTGCCGTGATTCGTCAAGATTCCATGATGGACCTTACTAAGTACCCGGACCCACGAATGACGTCTCGCGGCAAAGCAACCCCGGATGTTAAAACATTTCTCAACTCCGACTTGACCATCACCACTTACATCTACCCAAAAAAAACACTACCTTTCATCCTCACCCTTACAACGCAAAAAATGGCCTCTCGCTCAACACCAATCGTTTCCTCGATCCTGCGCCAGCTGCGCTCGCAACCCCAGCGCATTATCCGCGCTCGCCCCGCCGCAGTTTTCCAACCCTTGATCGCCTCCCGCGCGGCGCATTCGATCCCCCGCCCGCCGACGCAAAAGTACGCGCAGCCCAACCGCGAGCAGGCACAGCCCGGAGAGGAGCCCAAGAGCGAGGGCGAGCGACCAGAGATCAAGCCGTCGTACTACCAGCTGTCCTTCACCTGCGTGCCCTGCGGCCATCGCTCCCACCACAACGTCTCCAAGCAGGGCTACCACTATGGCTCTACGCTTATTACCTGCCCTGAATGCCGAAACCGTCACGTCATCAGCGATCATTTGAATATCTTTGGAGATCGCAAGATCACCGTCGAGGATCTCATGCGGGAAAAGGGACAGCTCGTCAAGCGAGGAAGCCTGGGCGAGGACGGCGATATTGAGTTCTGGCCAGAGGAATCTCTTGCTCAATCTGAAGAGGGGGCTGGAAAGACCGAGAATTCATAAGTCGCCATATGGGTTTTAAGATGTACGAACAAAGATAAAAGAGCACCATGTTGTATGATAGAGTAGAGGGCATTGGGTGGCGTTGGTAGGATACCCTTCT
This region includes:
- a CDS encoding DNL-type domain-containing protein, which gives rise to MASRSTPIVSSILRQLRSQPQRIIRARPAAVFQPLIASRAAHSIPRPPTQKYAQPNREQAQPGEEPKSEGERPEIKPSYYQLSFTCVPCGHRSHHNVSKQGYHYGSTLITCPECRNRHVISDHLNIFGDRKITVEDLMREKGQLVKRGSLGEDGDIEFWPEESLAQSEEGAGKTENS
- a CDS encoding Glucanase, which codes for MYRILATASALLATARAQQACTLNAESKPALTWSKCTSSGCSNVRGSVVVDANWRWTHSTSSSTNCYTGNTWDKTLCPDGKTCADKCCLDGADYSGTYGVTSSGNQLNLKFVTVGPYSTNVGSRLYLMEDENNYQMFDLLGNEFTFDVDVNNIGCGLNGALYFVSMDKDGGKSRFSTNKAGAKYGTGYCDAQCPRDVKFINGVANSDEWKPSASDKNAGVGKYGTCCPEMDIWEANKISTAYTPHPCKSLTQQSCEGDACGGTYSSTRYAGTCDPDGCDFNPYRQGNLTFYGPGSGFNVDTTKKLTVVTQFIKGSDGKLSEIKRLYVQNGKVIGNPQSEIVNNPGSSITDSFCKAQKVAFNDPDDFNKKGGWSGMNDALAKPMVLVMSLWHDHYANMLWLDSTYPKGSKTPGSARGSCPEDSGVPATLEKEVPNSSVSFSNIKFGPIGSTYSGTGGNNPDPEEPEEPEEPGTVPQWGQCGGINYSGPTACVSPYKCNKINDYYSQCY